The Bacteroidota bacterium nucleotide sequence GAGGCAAGAAAATATCTTGCAAAATTCGGAAAGCTCATGCGCATCACGCTCGAGAATTCGCGCACGGCGTACACGAGCATTGCGCAGGAAGCAGAATCGCTGGAATATTATTTAGGGCTCGAAGCGTTGTGCCACGGAAACCGTTTCTCCTTTTCAATTGAAACAGATCCGAAGATCGATCCGGAAGCAGTTTTTATTCCCGTAATGCTTATTCAGCCCTTCGTGGAAAATGCAGTGATCCATGGAATGAATCCTCTCGAAGCGAATGCCGCCTGCCCGACAGGGTCATTCGGGCGGGGAAAAATAATTGTTCGCTTCCTCCGCAAAGACGATTCAGTGATCTGCGAAGTGGAAGACAACGGCGTGGGAAGAGAAAAAGCAGCGGCGTTTGAATCAGAAATGAAAAAAGATCACAAGTCGGCAGCGCTCGAGATCACGCGCGAACGTTTATCGCAGGCGAACGAAGGAAAAACAAAAAGTAAACTGGAAATTATCGATTTGAAAGATGAAAACGGATTTGCACTCGGAACAAAAGTGGTGATCACGATCGGGAATGTCGTTTTCGAGTAAAGTATAATTGAATTTCATTATTCATTATCAATTATACATTATTCATTATTCTCAAAACCAATTCACAAAAACATCATAGTTGAAATAAGAGGATGTCAACAAAAATTATTTCTGCTGATGCTCTTCTGCTGTTTTCAAATTATCAGGGTAATTTGTGTTTTCCGGATCCAGTTCAATCGCTTTCTTAAAATCTTCAATGGCTGAATGAAAATCCCCGGCCTCTTCTTCTGTAACTCCGCGATTATCGTAATAAGATGCCTTGGCCGGATTCAGTGAAATAGCCATGGAAAAGTCGTTGATCGCATTCTGCAACTGTTTGTATTTTTCCCGTGCCTGCCCGCGCCACGAATATGCTGCTGCATTTTTCGGATCAAGATTAAGGGCACTGGTAAAATCATTGATGGCAGAAGCATATTCCCCTTTGAAAAAATAACAAGCGCCGCGATCAATAAAAGTACTTGCATCAAGAGGGTCTATTAAAATGGAGGTATTGTAATCCTTAATTGCATCGTCATATTTTTGAAGTGAAGTATTTGCATTACCGAGATCCACCCAAGCATAAGCATCCTGTCCATTCATGGCAAGAGCGATCGAGAGATCTGTAGCAGCATCTTCATATCTTTTCAACGCAAGTTCATTCGCGCCCCTGTTGTAAAAATTAATGTACGAACTATCACCCAGCGTTATTGAACTATCAATATCGGAAACCGCTTCTTCATTTTTCCCAAGCATTCCATTGGAATATCCCATTTCGCCCCACGCTTTTCCGAACTCGGGCTTGATTTTAACTGCTATCCTCTGTTGTCCAAGATCATCTTCATACATCTTTAGTCCCGATTTTGAAAGTCCGAGCATGTAATGTGCTTCGGCATTGGTCGAATCCAATTCAATCGTTTTACTTAAATCTGAAATTGCCTGATCATAATCCTTTTTGTGACACTCGGCAACTCCACGGTTGTACCATGCAGCTGTGTCGGAAGGGCAAATCGATATTGCCATTGAACAATCGCTGATCGCATTATCATATTGCTCAAGATAATATTTTGCTTTTGCCCTCGATACATAAGGCTTGCACCAGGACGGGCTCATTGAGATTACTTTCGAATAATGAGAAATGGCAACTGCATAGCGTTCGTTATGCATTGCATCATTGCCTTTTTCCAACCAATAAGCAGAATCGTTTTTCTGTGAGAAGGCCATCACGGAAAAAGAAATCGTAAACCAAAATAAAATCAATTTCTTCATTCCGGAACATGAAAACAGCAAATACTCAATTACTCATTATCAATTATTCATTAACCAAAATATTCAAACTCGAACCAATCTACATACACTCCGCGGTTGAAAGAACGCACTGCTACTAATTCCG carries:
- a CDS encoding tetratricopeptide repeat protein, whose product is MAFSQKNDSAYWLEKGNDAMHNERYAVAISHYSKVISMSPSWCKPYVSRAKAKYYLEQYDNAISDCSMAISICPSDTAAWYNRGVAECHKKDYDQAISDLSKTIELDSTNAEAHYMLGLSKSGLKMYEDDLGQQRIAVKIKPEFGKAWGEMGYSNGMLGKNEEAVSDIDSSITLGDSSYINFYNRGANELALKRYEDAATDLSIALAMNGQDAYAWVDLGNANTSLQKYDDAIKDYNTSILIDPLDASTFIDRGACYFFKGEYASAINDFTSALNLDPKNAAAYSWRGQAREKYKQLQNAINDFSMAISLNPAKASYYDNRGVTEEEAGDFHSAIEDFKKAIELDPENTNYPDNLKTAEEHQQK